In the genome of Raphanus sativus cultivar WK10039 chromosome 4, ASM80110v3, whole genome shotgun sequence, one region contains:
- the LOC108848269 gene encoding E3 ubiquitin-protein ligase PUB23 — protein sequence MDEEIEIPPFFLCPISLEIMKDPVIVSTGITYDRDSIEKWLFSGKKNSCPVTKQDITDADLTPNHTLRRLIQSWCTLNASYGVERFPTPRPPVCKSEIEKLIKDSASSHQNKVKCLKRLRQIVSENKSNKRCLEAAGVPEFLATIVSNNDSENVFDSSMSLTDEALSLLYHLETSEKVLKNLLNNNKKGGDIIKSLTNIMQRGMYESRAYATLLLKNILEVAEPMQIMNLKPLVFTEVVQILDDRISHKATKAALHILVNICPWGRNRHKAVEAGAISAMIELLMDESFSSEKRGQEMAMVVLDLLCQCAEGRAEFLNHGAAIAVVCKKILRISQTASDRAVRVLLSVGRFCATPSLLHEMLQLGVVAKLCLVLQVNCGSKTKEKAKELLKLHARVWKDSPCLPRNMILAYPS from the coding sequence ATGGATGAAGAGATTGAGATTCCTCCTTTCTTTCTTTGCCCCATCTCTCTAGAGATCATGAAAGATCCGGTGATAGTTTCTACGGGAATAACCTACGACAGAGACAGCATCGAGAAGTGGCTCTTTTCAGGCAAGAAGAACTCGTGTCCGGTCACCAAACAAGATATAACCGACGCAGATCTAACCCCAAACCACACTCTTCGCCGTCTCATCCAATCTTGGTGCACTTTAAACGCATCCTACGGAGTAGAGAGGTTCCCGACACCGAGGCCTCCGGTCTGTAAATCTGAGATAGAAAAGCTCATCAAAGATTCAGCCTCTTCTCATCAAAACAAGGTCAAGTGTCTCAAACGACTTCGTCAGATTGTGTCGGAGAACAAGAGCAACAAGCGGTGTTTGGAGGCAGCGGGAGTACCGGAGTTCTTGGCCACCATAGTAAGCAACAACGACTCAGAGAACGTGTTTGACTCTTCGATGAGTTTGACCGACGAAGCCCTCAGCTTACTCTACCATCTCGAGACTTCGGAGAAAGTCCTCAAGAACCTTTTGAACAAcaacaagaaaggtggagatATTATAAAGTCTTTGACAAATATCATGCAGCGAGGGATGTATGAATCTAGGGCCTACGCAACTTTGCTTCTCAAGAACATTCTTGAAGTAGCGGAACCAATGCAGATTATGAATTTGAAGCCATTGGTTTTCACCGAGGTCGTCCAGATCTTGGACGACAGGATCTCACACAAGGCGACAAAAGCTGCTTTGCATATATTGGTGAACATATGTCCATGGGGACGGAACAGACACAAGGCCGTGGAAGCTGGAGCGATCTCTGCGATGATTGAGCTTCTCATGGACGAGAGCTTCTCATCAGAAAAGAGGGGTCAAGAGATGGCGATGGTGGTTCTTGATCTGCTGTGTCAGTGTGCGGAGGGACGAGCCGAGTTCTTGAACCACGGAGCAGCTATAGCAGTGGTGTGCAAGAAGATATTGAGGATTTCGCAGACGGCAAGCGATAGAGCGGTTAGGGTTTTGTTATCGGTGGGAAGGTTCTGCGCGACGCCGAGTTTGCTGCACGAGATGTTACAGTTGGGGGTCGTAGCGAAGCTGTGTCTTGTGCTTCAGGTTAACTGTGGAAGCAAGACTAAAGAGAAGGCAAAGGAGTTGCTTAAGTTGCACGCTAGAGTTTGGAAAGATTCGCCTTGTCTCCCAAGAAACATGATTCTTGCATATCCGTCGTGA
- the LOC108832745 gene encoding uncharacterized protein LOC108832745 — MSNLTKLEINALDITGNNYMTWAVGARMHLRGSGLLETIDNTKTVSDEKKAKAMIFLRHHIHDGLKDEYITKEDPGDLWQSLKERFDHQKYVILPKAKHEWIHLRFQDYKSVSEFNSAMFGITSRMMLCGEKISDYDMIEKTLSTFHPENVVLQQQYRVNGFKRYSELMQILLVAEQNNQLVLLNHQARPTGSAPFPEVNVASSSYDNWRGRGRGRGRGRNHGRGRGRGRRFRPYDERNKKDSQENERGQDDKRQTEKVCYRCGMKGHWVRTCRTPRHLADLYKESQKGKEKSGGETNFISDEPGSSFHGLNDDTHLDVSDFLVEPENIDV, encoded by the coding sequence ATGTCGAATTTGACAAAGCTCGAAATTAATGCCCTGGATATTACGGGAAATAATTATATGACCTGGGCAGTAGGTGCAAGAATGCACCTAAGAGGTAGCGGACTTTTGGAAACCATCGATAATACTAAAACGGTGTCGGATGAGAAAAAGGCTAAAGCCATGATATTTTTACGACACCACATACATGATGGTTTAAAAGATGAATATATTACGAAAGAGGATCCTGGGGACCTCTGGCAATCTCTTAAAGAGAGGTTTGATCACCAGAAGTATGTGATCTTACCAAAAGCCAAACACGAGTGGATCCATCTCCGGTTCCAGGACTATAAAAGTGTAAGTGAGTTTAATTCCGCTATGTTCGGAATTACTTCAAGGATGATGTTATGTGGAGAGAAAATAAGCGATTATGATATGATCGAGAAAACTCTCTCCACGTTCCATCCTGAAAATGTAGTCCTGCAGCAACAATACCGGGTGAATGGATTTAAGCGTTATTCGGAGTTGATGCAAATCCTCCTTGTAGCGGAGCAAAATAACCAACTCGTGTTGTTAAACCATCAAGCTCGTCCCACTGGATCTGCTCCATTCCCCGAAGTGAATGTTGCATCATCCAGTTATGATAATTGGAGAGGACGAGGACGTGGACGTGGTCGAGGTCGAAATCATGGTCGTgggagaggacgaggaagaagattcCGTCCGTAtgatgaaagaaataaaaaggacTCCCAAGAAAATGAAAGGGGCCAGGATGATAAAAGGCAAACAGAAAAGGTTTGCTACAGATGTGGCATGAAAGGTCATTGGGTACGTACCTGTCGTACGCCAAGACACTTAGCCGATCTGTATAAAGAATCCcagaagggaaaagagaaaagtGGAGGTGAAACGAATTTCATCTCTGATGAACCCGGGTCATCCTTTCATGGTTTAAATGATGATACTCATCTCGACGTATCAGATTTTCTGGTTGAGCCAGAAAACATCGATGTGTGA